The Dendropsophus ebraccatus isolate aDenEbr1 chromosome 3, aDenEbr1.pat, whole genome shotgun sequence genomic interval GCACAAGTAGAGAAGACTTTCTTACGCCCTTTGGCGCTAATGCGCGTAATGGCAGCAATGATACGTCCATAGGAGTAAAGTACCAACGCAAAGGGTAATGGTAGGACGATAAAACCAGTAATAGAAACGGCAATCTGATTGGCAGAAGCATCAGTGCACGCCAACTTCAGCAATGGAGGGATGTCACAGAAGAAGTGGTTAATAAGGTTAGGTCCACAGTAAGGAAGGGAAAAGATAGACAAAGTCTGTCCAAGGGAGATGAGGTTGCCAAAGGCCCAAGACACGGTGGTCATCTTTAAACATGTAGATTTGTTCATTACAGAAAAGTATCTCAAGGGGTTGCAGATGGCGACAAAGCGGTCATATGCCATAACAGTTAGAATAAAGCACTCAGTGACACCAAGGGTGAAGAAGCAAAACATCTGTGTGCAGCAACCATAGAAAGAGATTGTCTTCTTCTTGGCCACAAAGGTGTGGAGCACTTTCGGGAGGGTGACTGTAATGTAACACATTTCAAGGAAAGAGAGATTGCGGAGAAAATAGTACATCGGTGTGTGAAGAAGGGAATCCAGAGTTATCACAGTGATGATTGTGAAGTTACCCAGAAgagtaaatatatagataaagagGAAAAGAGGGAAGAGAAATAACtgagtttttatgttaaaattgGTGAATCCCAATAGGATGAATTCATCAATATTGGACCCATTTCTTGGAAACATAGAATTTGCAAAGCTCATCTAAACACATAACAAAGATGAATACAAAATTTCAAGTAAATTATTAAAGTCATTTCTATTATTCTAACATACAACTAATAGGGTATGCATTATAACTATGAAAACAAAGTTTGATACGTGAAATGGTACAATAAATTAGTTATAAGGTACACAAATAAAGAGAGTCAGGATAGaaagagatgatgatgatgagtgtTAAAGGTAGATTCCAACAAAACACGGCAATCACTGAGTTCAGGGAGATTAGTGAAAagaatccaatgaagtactcactcaagagttttcattgatacattgccccctgtaAATTTAAATAGGCAAAAAAGGatttgtggagcctcagttgagagtgtcaaaacacgggaatagacagatatccctccaagAAAGGAAAATCTTTGCTAAGGGgtgtatgtgtaatagtgatgcacggccgatggctgatgattgtagttaCTTATCTTACCATGTTCCCTAGTGTTCTCAGGCCTTCCCGgtcactgcagctgcagctctgccttctgttcccttctgttccggtctctacactaagaggccgctcagccaatcactggctgagacaagactgtggccagtgattggctgagtgcagaGACCTGGAAAGGCCTGAGAACcccagggaacatggtaaggtaagtaactactttattattttacactaaaggcaagggttgcacagacattgctaacgatgtttgtgcagcccttgctacccGATAGTCGGCCCGCGTAATTGCTCAGTGAACGAGCCCCGATCTAGCAGAACAGCGCTCTTTTACACCTTATGATAGGGccttgtaataggacccatacattagagcccatctcctgcaacaAGTTAGATTGAGTGCTTCTCTCGGCTCCGTCCaataattggtgggggtctcagaacCAAGACCCCTCACCTCTGTGTGACATTGCTGACAGCACCACTTTAAGACTCTTCAGCACTCAGTCTCTTTTTATTTTCCCTCTCTTTTCTTGCATCCGCTTTTCCTCTCCCTTTTAAGCCCTTAAAACTGATATTGGCAGGACccatgtaagtttttttttccagctgcaGGATAGTTGATATAGCTGTTTACCTAACATGATCACATGAACATGCAGGGTGCTTTCAGGTCAGGGCTTATATCCTTTATCAGTCCGTAAATTTGCCGAATGACCAATGAAATTGCCAGCAATAACTGCTTGTTTACAAGTTTTACTACTATGCTATTTTACACTTTattttccagtaaaaaaaaaaaaaagttctggttTAGTGATTTACTGCTATAATACTATTACTATATATGAATTATTTACTAAATTACTAAATCTCCTCCCTTATACTAAAAATAGAGAGAGGAAACAGGACGGACACCTGATATTTTAACAAATAGTATTCTAATTATAACTGCGGGAAAGTATGAGCGCTTCTCTTATGTGTGGGGACATAGTGTACAATGAAAAGTTAACTGTGTACCAGGCTGAACTCTGCACATACTGATATCCTATTATAGAGAATGAAGAGATGGGGGATTGTTCTAGACATATAACTAGTCATTCTATGAAAGTGTAATTTCTAGGAAGCTTCATCATACTTGACTTTGGTTAACCCTACATTTCCTGCCTTTTCCCATTTGGACAGACCTCGAAGCAAACAATTTGGGAGTGCTTGACAAGATCATTAGAGATCATTGTGGTTACTGGTGACCCCTTTACCCCTTTCCTTCCCATATGCCTATCCCTATCCATTCCCTGTTATTTCAATGCTTGTTTCAAGCTTGGTTAAAAATTTTGTAATGTTATGGAAAATTACATGAACCACATTAGGTATTCACTACATCTTTAAGGACTAAggagcctattccacggagcgataatcggctgaatcggcccgatacagccgattattgctcagtgtaatagagaaaacgatcagacgatgatcgtgtcatcagctgattgtttgtttaggcccaaacctaaaatcatcggtcacccaacgcgcatcgctgcgtggaatagcggtgcgaagcgggcgaccgacgatttgattagcagcatacattacttagcagggcttctcctccgcttcgtcttcctccccgggtcccgcggcgcagcgtcagcttcggtgcagcctgaatGAACtctcagactgctcagccaatcacagggcgggACCGCcgcgcccagtgattggctgagcggtctgacagctcagtcaggccgttccggagttgatgctgcaccacgggacccagggaggaagacggagcggaggagaagccctgctaggtaatgtatgctgcaaggacattggtaacaatgtccctgcagccctcgctataacgattgtcgggccgtggaataggcccagtaaacgatcgccaatctaacagatcggcgctcgtttatatcGTTGatggggccctgctcggcccttggaataggaccctaactttcTTGTTTTATTCACTATACTATGTATCCTATCTATTGTGAAAAGGTCAGCACATACCCATACCCATcccctttgttttgttttgtacatttcttttgttcaataaaaaaaattaaaaaaaatcacattacaTACACTACATAAGCAAAAGTAGTGGGACACCTACACATTCCACTTAGAGGAGCTTATAGGACAATCCATTctaaaggacttaaaggggttttctgggcaaaatggactgatgagctatccacaggataacttATTAGTCACTGATTGGGGTTCATGCACCCAGCACCTACGCCAATCTGCTGTTTGGCATCTGCACTACAGAGTTTGTCTCTGTCACTGTCTAGTAGTggcaatgtgtaactgcagctcaggtcccatTCAAGTGATCGGTGGCTGAGCTGCAGTTAGAGTTAGAGTGCTGTTCTAATATTATTATTCTTACTTCTGGAGACTTCCGGGGACTTttggagcctctgtcattctcccgaagctctcctggcagccgagcgtctccaagcttctttgaagagatgctcggctgcctgggagagcttcggggggaGACAGGACGGGAGACGGGCGGCTGCTGGTCGccacatatggtggggatgcagccatttttgaaTTCCCCCACTGTATGACCATACCCGGTGTGTAAGATGACCCAGAACTTCTGAGaggatttttcggggttaaaagtcgtcttatacaccaaAAAATACGGTACTTAATTATACAATGAACAATACACAATGAGGATTGTTACATCCCCCGACATGGCAAAGAAACCAGTTTTGAGTAATTACTTACCCATAATCATAAATGTTATTTGTTCATTATATGGAAAACTATTGGATGAAAACTTGAAAACAATATAGTTAATTCATGTAAATGTCATTGTGTCCAATGTTTATTGTGTCCAAAATCCTTTCAGTCCAGAAAATGAAAAGAGTTTGTAAAGTCACATTTTGTCTATAGAAATAATCTTCACAAACACAGTTTACctaagtaaatatatataattcaATTTTTCCATTCATTCATTTCATTCTAAACATAAAATGGGTGAATTTATTATTTAGTCTaataagtatgatttttttttttttactgtgactTCTTTTATTGCTGATTTCTTTTGTGTGAAATGTATCTATTGTGCCCAAAAACCTTTGTGAATTTGGGCAATTTTTCTTGTTTGCACAAAAGCTCAAAACCGTGTAAATTTTATGTCTGGTCAGGAGGTACCTAATGCCTGCGCCAAAAAATTCtcacaatttttacatttttgagcAACAATAAATTAGTGTGAGGGTGGCTTCACACAGCCTATTTTTGTGGCGTTATTCTCCTCtccaaaaaacaccagaaaaactgccaaagataattttgccattttttctGGCAGTTCTTGACTTTGGgtgaggttgttttttttttttgtttgtttgttttttgccttTGACATTTTTGAGACAAACACAAGAAATTCCATTAAACTCCACGGtagagtaatggccctattccacgggtcgtcatagaggagcaaacgagcgctattagcgctcgttt includes:
- the LOC138786428 gene encoding olfactory receptor 10A7-like codes for the protein MFPRNGSNIDEFILLGFTNFNIKTQLFLFPLFLFIYIFTLLGNFTIITVITLDSLLHTPMYYFLRNLSFLEMCYITVTLPKVLHTFVAKKKTISFYGCCTQMFCFFTLGVTECFILTVMAYDRFVAICNPLRYFSVMNKSTCLKMTTVSWAFGNLISLGQTLSIFSLPYCGPNLINHFFCDIPPLLKLACTDASANQIAVSITGFIVLPLPFALVLYSYGRIIAAITRISAKGRKKVFSTCASHFISVTLFFGTGAFTYVRVKTSDTPDNDKLLSLLYSVVTPLLNPLIYSLRNEEVKGGLKKLLHQKVGIKETKPSVVVNASGNGQ